Proteins found in one Quercus robur chromosome 2, dhQueRobu3.1, whole genome shotgun sequence genomic segment:
- the LOC126715155 gene encoding mini zinc finger protein 2-like: MRKRQVVVRREEPSRCSTTSAQTITTVRYAECQKNHAASVGGYAVDGCREFMASGEEGTNGALTCAACGCHRNFHKREVETEVGYEQAANSSNGT, translated from the coding sequence ATGAGGAAGCGACAGGTAGTTGTGAGAAGAGAAGAGCCATCAAGGTGTTCAACAACTTCAGCTCAGACTATTACGACTGTGAGATATGCGGAGTGCCAAAAGAATCATGCAGCTAGTGTCGGAGGTTATGCCGTTGATGGCTGCAGGGAGTTCATGGCTAGTGGGGAGGAAGGGACAAATGGTGCACTCACTTGTGCTGCCTGTGGCTGCCACAGGAACTTCCACAAGAGGGAAGTGGAGACTGAAGTGGGATATGAACAAGCTGCAAATTCTTCAAATGGGACAtag
- the LOC126715156 gene encoding zinc-finger homeodomain protein 9-like, producing the protein MDLTPTIITANNNTGINNTTAKSPEADSETPTRIQPSKPLSFSNGVLKRHNPHHHHHHQHHFTSPQLVVTYRECLKNHAASLGGHALDGCGEFMPSQSATPADPTSLKCAACGCHRNFHRREPDDPIPTSQTTHVIEYQPHHRHHPPPPPLPPQSQPQLPSNRSPNSASPPPISSSYFPSSAPHMLLALSGGLSAPPDTPTGHNNAILTPSPNARKRFRTKFSQDQKEKMHQFAERVGWKMQKRDEELVQEFCNEVGVDKGVLKVWMHNNKNTFGKRDVNGGGAGNSNNILEHTHNGNNISNNENNNSNNNSNLGENLNHYQSDSGAHGGATNGSSSSS; encoded by the coding sequence ATGGACTTAACCCCTACAATCATCACCGCCAACAACAACACCGGCATCAATAATACTACAGCCAAATCCCCAGAAGCTGATAGTGAAACACCAACCCGGATTCAACCTTCAAAGCCTCTATCTTTCTCAAATGGTGTACTCAAGCGCCACAATcctcatcaccatcaccatcatcaaCATCACTTTACAAGTCCACAACTTGTTGTTACCTACAGAGAATGCCTTAAAAACCATGCAGCTTCTTTAGGAGGCCATGCTTTAGATGGGTGTGGTGAGTTTATGCCTTCACAATCAGCCACCCCAGCTGACCCAACTTCACTCAAATGTGCTGCTTGTGGTTGCCATAGAAATTTCCATCGCAGAGAGCCTGATGACCCAATTCCAACTTCACAAACCACTCATGTAATTGAGTATCAACCTCACCATCGCCACCACCCTCCACcgccaccactaccaccacaatcacaaccacagtTACCTTCAAATAGAAGCCCCAATTCAGCTTCACCACCACCAATTTCATCTTCCTATTTCCCCTCCTCAGCACCGCACATGCTTTTAGCTCTATCTGGGGGTTTATCTGCTCCACCAGATACCCCAACTGGGCATAATAATGCTATACTGACACCAAGCCCCAATGCAAGGAAGAGATTCAGGACCAAGTTCAGCCAGGATCAGAAAGAGAAGATGCACCAGTTTGCTGAAAGAGTTGGATGGAAGATGCAAAAGAGAGATGAGGAATTGGTGCAAGAGTTTTGCAATGAAGTTGGGGTTGATAAGGGTGTGTTAAAGGTTTGGATGCACAACAATAAGAACACTTTTGGGAAGAGAGATGTGAATGGTGGCGGTGCTGGGAACAGTAACAACATTCTTGAACACACCCACAATGGCAACAACATCAGCAACAATGaaaacaacaacagcaacaacaataGCAACCTTGGAGAGAATCTGAATCACTACCAGAGTGATAGTGGAGCTCATGGTGGTGCTACTAATGggtcatcttcatcttcttga